In Arthrobacter sp. StoSoilB5, one genomic interval encodes:
- a CDS encoding amino acid ABC transporter permease — MDILKQLADTFLDWKAMGEVIPKMFAVGLPNTLVLAVISGIIGTLLGMALALMGISRNAAARWIARIYTDVLRGLPPVLTILVIGFGFGPIIRELTGSTSPYPMAIAALSLMSGAYIGEIFRSGIQSVDKGQLEASRALGFGYGASMRLVVVPQGIRRVLPALVNQFIALIKESSLVFLLGLLATEREIFQIGKDAAATSGNLSPYVAAAIFYLVLTIPLTHFVNWIDARFRSGRPEKKEPDDAAAVVGKGAHA, encoded by the coding sequence ATGGATATCCTCAAGCAACTAGCTGACACCTTCCTTGACTGGAAGGCGATGGGCGAAGTCATTCCCAAGATGTTCGCTGTCGGCCTGCCGAACACCCTGGTGCTCGCTGTCATTTCGGGCATCATCGGGACCCTGCTGGGCATGGCCCTGGCCCTGATGGGGATCTCCCGGAACGCCGCAGCCCGATGGATTGCACGCATCTACACGGACGTCCTCCGCGGACTTCCGCCCGTGCTGACCATTCTGGTCATCGGATTCGGCTTCGGCCCCATCATCCGTGAACTGACGGGCTCCACAAGCCCGTACCCGATGGCCATCGCCGCACTGTCTTTGATGTCGGGTGCCTACATCGGTGAGATCTTCCGCTCAGGTATCCAGAGCGTGGATAAGGGACAGCTCGAAGCATCCCGCGCCTTGGGGTTCGGCTACGGCGCTTCCATGCGGCTGGTAGTGGTTCCCCAAGGCATCCGTCGGGTGCTTCCTGCCCTGGTCAACCAATTCATTGCCCTGATCAAGGAGTCCTCACTCGTCTTCCTCCTGGGCCTGCTGGCCACGGAGCGGGAGATCTTCCAGATCGGCAAGGACGCGGCTGCAACCAGCGGCAACCTCTCACCGTACGTTGCTGCGGCCATCTTCTACCTGGTACTCACAATCCCGCTTACGCACTTTGTGAACTGGATTGATGCCCGCTTCCGTTCAGGCCGGCCGGAAAAGAAGGAACCGGACGACGCCGCGGCGGTCGTCGGGAAGGGAGCCCACGCATGA
- a CDS encoding amino acid ABC transporter ATP-binding protein: MSEFSSGTLTAKNIHLSFGTNHVLRGIDLHVEKGTTASVIGPSGSGKSTLLRVMNRLIEPDQGDILLDGRSVLKDNPDELRRRIGMVFQQFNLFPHKTVAENISLALRKIRGMSKEQARDEALAQLDLVGLKHRADARPANLSGGQQQRVAIARALAMKPEVMFFDEATSALDPELVKGVLALMTDLAQGGMTMVVVTHEMGFSRNVSDVVTFMDAGVVVESGPPEQLFNSPRTERLQGFLSDVL, translated from the coding sequence ATGAGTGAATTTTCATCTGGCACGTTGACGGCAAAGAACATCCATTTGTCGTTCGGCACCAACCATGTCCTGCGGGGCATCGACCTGCACGTTGAGAAGGGCACCACGGCTTCCGTGATCGGCCCCTCGGGTTCAGGCAAGTCAACGCTCCTTCGCGTGATGAACCGACTCATCGAGCCGGATCAGGGCGACATCCTGCTGGATGGCCGTTCAGTCCTCAAGGACAACCCCGACGAACTTCGGCGTCGGATCGGCATGGTGTTCCAGCAGTTCAATCTCTTCCCTCACAAGACCGTGGCCGAGAACATTTCCCTGGCACTGCGAAAGATCCGCGGAATGTCCAAGGAACAGGCGCGTGACGAGGCGTTGGCCCAATTGGACCTGGTCGGCCTCAAGCACAGGGCCGATGCCCGCCCCGCCAACCTTTCCGGCGGCCAGCAGCAGCGCGTAGCCATTGCCCGTGCGCTGGCGATGAAGCCCGAGGTCATGTTCTTCGACGAGGCCACTTCTGCTCTGGATCCGGAACTCGTCAAGGGCGTCCTGGCCCTGATGACCGATCTCGCACAGGGTGGCATGACCATGGTGGTGGTAACCCATGAGATGGGCTTCTCCCGCAATGTCTCAGACGTCGTGACGTTCATGGACGCTGGCGTAGTCGTGGAATCCGGTCCCCCGGAGCAGCTCTTCAACAGCCCCCGGACGGAACGGCTCCAGGGCTTCCTCTCGGACGTCCTCTAG